Genomic window (Rosa chinensis cultivar Old Blush chromosome 6, RchiOBHm-V2, whole genome shotgun sequence):
GGATTAGATGGGAGATTAAAGGTTGTGGGCATTAAAGTCGGAATGCATGGATGTGGCTCAGGATCTGCTCTCCTAGTAAATGCAGAGGTGGATTCCATGGGTGGAGTGGTTGACGGCGGAGTTGGTGTTGGTTTGAAAACATCTCCGCGCCGAGCAGCAATTGAGAAGGCTCAAGCAGAGCTTCGGTATTCTTTTCTTATTATTTCTTTCAATTCTCACGCCTTGTAACTTCTGCCTTTGATACTTTTCCTACGTGCATGATGTATATAATGACCTGTCATTTGCTGCTTACAGACAGGAATATGATGTGCGGGAGGAAAGGAGAAGGGAGCTAGAATTTCTTGAGAAAGTATGCAAATTTGATCTCTCAGTGGTTATTTATCCTTCACTTCTATCTGTAGTGATCATCATCATGTGATTTATCTCCTGAATTTCAGGGTGGCAATCCTTTGGACTTCAAATTTGGGAATGCAGCTTCTGTTAGTGTCCAGTCTACTTCCCTCACTGATCAGCATCCAGAACAGTTTGTGACCAGGTAGGTTCAATGGTACATAATTGGATCATGTTATTGCATGATTTTTTGTTGATTGGCTAAATTGTAttcaccttttcttttttttcaaattttggttGCTATTTTTTCAGTGAAGCAAAAGGTAGTTTTGCATTGACTGCATCACCTCGTGGGGACTCTGTTGAAAGTAGTGGTCGACCAGAGGTTCCTACACTTTGTGAACCCAACAGTGCTGATAATCTCTTACTTTTTGATGGGGACAATGATACACCGGAAGGGGAAAGGAAATCTATGCATATTAGTAGAAGAAATAAAATTGCTCCATCAGAACAGTCTTCCCAGATGGATGGGACTCAAAATGCCAAGGAATCAGAAGACTCAGCGATTTTCCGTCCTTATGCTCGAAGGAACAGGTCCAGACCAAATCGTGATGGTACTCGTTCAAGTTCAACTGATGTACAGGGCCGTGGTGGTCAAGGGTCTTCATTACCTTCTCGCGGGACGTTAAAGAATCCCAAGGGACCGGTATTTGAAACAAACAACCAAAAGGACCAGAATATACCTTCGGTCACTAATCTAAAGTCTGTGAAGTCTAATGGTGATTTTGCTTCTAGGGTTGCAACTTCTGATAATCAGTTGGATATGGACTTTGATGGGGTGCAGGCTCCTGAAATATTTACTGGTCCAGCAAAAGATAGTGCTGAAAAAAAATTGGATGTTACAGCTACTGAAAGTTTGAAAGAGAGCCAACATAATCAACCATCTCAGACTGATACTCAGGAAATTCCAATTGCTGCGGTTTCGGGGAGATCTGATGAGAGGGAGCCGTTAGCTTCGTCTGTTCTTGAATGTCTTCGTTGTGAAGCTACTACAAAGACCGAAATTGATATTAGTTCTGTCCAGGTGAATGGATTTAGTAATTTAAATAGAGAGAGTAAAAGTGTACCAAATGAAGGTCAAATTAGCAGTGCAGCGGGCACAAAGGGGTTAGATTCAGAATCTTCTTGTACCCAAACTAGTGTAGGATTAGATGTAAATAATGATACTGACGTATGTACTACAAGGAATGCTGATAATGCAAATATCATGGAAACATCAGATGTTGATGGGGCACAAAATCCAGCTGGTGATGAAATGTTACTAGAAAAGAATGAAAGCAGAGCTGTTGACAGTAGTCCCATGATTAATGATCCTCATGCTTCTGATTTTCAGAACAATCGGTCAGGCAATACTGAAGTGAAAGTTGAGGAAGATATGAACGAAAGTAGATCTGAAGTGCGTAATGAAGTAAAGCTTCATCCAAACACTGAGGGAGAGCAACAAAGTGGTTGTACTGTATCAGAAGCTGAAAAGAAACTGGATGATGTGGTGGATAATGGTTCCAACATCAAGAAAGAGAACTCTTCTGGCAGACCCCAGACTCCTCAGGATTTATCTATGTGTGAGCCTCCTGAAACTATTTTGCCAGGGATAGACTCTGCCAAGGGTTCAGACTGTCAGACTTCTAGTAGTCACTTTAAAGTGGTAGACAAGGCACATGAAGATTCTATTTTGGAAGAGGCTCGGATGATAGAGGTTAGTTACCCCTGCGATATTTATGATGTCTTACTTTCAAACATTGAGGGAGCACCTTACTTAATTCATGAAATGTAAATCAGGCCAAGCGTAAGAGGATTGCAGAATTATCCGTTCGTTCTTTACCCTCGGAGAATCACCGAAAGTCTCAGTGGGATTTTGTCCTTGAGGAAATGTCATGGTTGGCCAATGATTTTGCTCAGGTATGACCTTGTGATTATAGCCATTTTGTGGAATTTGTCCATGCATTATATTCCTTCCCTCCTGTCTTTAATTTTTGGGAAAGATGATTCTGCAATGAGATCGTAAATGTATATCCATGTTCTTTTTGTTAATAGGAGCGCCTTTGGAAGCTAACTGCTGCTGCTCAAATATGCCATCGTGTCGCTTTTACATCACGGTTGAGAATTGAagagcaacaacaacaatggGGGATTAAAAAAGTGGCTCATACCCTGGCAAATGCTGTCAACCAATTTTGGCATTCAGCTGGGACCCTATTGTATGCTGATGATTCAAGTGATTGTCACAACATCACCAAGAGCAATTTGAATTCGAGCAAAGTAAGATTGCTTTCTTTGTCTTAGGTGGGAGTGAATACGCTAAATTATTTGATTGCTGCTTAATGTTGAATTCATTTGCTAAAAATGTTTGGTCTATAATAGTTTATACGCCATTGATATTGTGCATATGGGGCCAGAAGATATCAAAACTTATGTCTTATTCCTGTGTTCATATGCTGGTTATTTACCTATTCAAAAAATATGTTGATCTAATCATTGCAGGAGCCTTGCAAAGAGTTGGAGCTACAATGGAGCAACAACTTTTCACTTTCTatgcagcggtatgcagtgagatttttgaagtataACAGCTCTCTTGGTCCTCAACTTCAAGCACAAGCTCCTGCTACTCCTGAGAGATTGTCTGATTTAGGCATTACAGAAATGTCATGGGAGGACCATCTTACAGAAGTATGGTCATGTTTCTTAATGTTCTTTTTGATTCAGTGAAAAATATAAATGTTGACATTTACCAGCCATTCTCTCCCCCTCTCTTCTTTCTCCTCTCACACACAGACAAAAGCACACAACAAAGGTGATTATTACTACAAATAAAGAACAATTAGTTACTTATTTCAGATTCCTATGTCTTATATCTTGGAGAAATTGTATTGGCGTGTTTTTGAGCTGTACTTGCGTTATATAAATTGGTGTTTAAAATCTCATTAATTTCACGGGGACTTGTACCTCTAACGCGTTAGAGGCTAGCTATCCATCTAAACCACTAGATAAACCTAAGGTCTGCTTTAAACTTATATGTTTTTCGTAGATTTGTAAGGTCATTTTAAAAAAGTTGAGCTTTTCCCTTTGGCAGGAAAACCTCTTTTATGCAGTTCCATCTGGGGCACTGGAAACCTACAGAAGATCAATTGAATCTCATTTGGTTCAGTGTGAGGTAAATGCATGACCATCAATTTGACTTATGTGTTGCCTTGATCTGGTTCACGAGGGAAATCTTTGGAATTTCAAGTAGCTGTTGGTGCATGATCTGTATGGATAGGTTGCTGGTGTCTAGGAGTACTATGTACTCTAGAATTTCTCTCATATGTTTTGTTTATtaaaggaatatatatatatatatatatatttatttaatttatatattttatgttTCTATAATATAAACCATTGCTTTTGCGCACAGTTGCTTATGATGATTTGATAATGttgtaattattttatttattgttatgcttACTGATTAGTGACCTGAAACTTTCAGAGAACTAGCAGTAGCATGCAAGAAGAGGTTGATACATCCACGTATGAGGCTGGAGCTGGTACGTGCTCgtacaattttgatataattaattttttattgtgTAGCGAATCTTGTGCTCATTTTAGTTTTAACTGTCAATGTCAGAGTTTGATAGTCGAGAGACTTCCGCATACGATGAGGATGAAGGAGAAATAACATGCACCTATTATTTGCCTGGGGCCTTCGAAGGTAGCAAGTCATCAACATTTAATCAGAAGAAGCGGAAGTATTATAAGTCATATAATCCTAGGACACATGAAGCAGGAGCTGATTTTCCCTATGGACAAACAGCAAATCAACAGTTCATGTTGATGGGGAAAAGGCCTGCTAGTCTTAATGTTGGTTCAATCCCAACAAAACGTGTGCGCACTGCTTCCAGGCAGAGGGTTGTTAGTCCATTTGGTGCTGGAGCTACTGGGAATGTTCAGGCTCAAATTAAGACAGATGCTTCTAGTGGAGATACTAATTCTTTTCAGGATGATCAGAGTACCTTACCTGGCGGATCCCAGTTCCCTAGAAGTATGGAGGTGGAATCTGTTCGTGATTTTGAAAAGCATCCACAATGTGACTATGCAGAAACATCAAAgcataaaaagaagaagaaggcaaaGCATCTGGTACATAACTGCTCATATTTCAACTGTACTAGCTTATCCTTGGAATAATATTGAAGCTTCTACAGTTGTTTGCCTACTTGAAATTATTTCATTTGTATATGGTTGCAGGTTTCCGCTTATGACCAAGTATGGCAGGTGGATTCACCTACTCATAATGAGCAGGTAATTCCTATATTCGGTAGAGATGATCTGGGGGTCTgctctcttgattttttttttttcggttttcctattatttcttttttatttttactttttactgtttactttcttttatgttttactattactATATGTTTCATGTTTTATATAATAGGCATCTTTTTGTTTTGTAAGCCTACTCAACattttttatattcttttttcatTCGTTTCCTTCAATCAAGAGTTATTCTCTGAACATTCTGAGGTGGTATAAAATAATTGATGGTGCCTAAATCATGCAGAGGGATCATTCAAAAAAGAGATTAGAAAGTCATCATTTTGAGTCCAATGGAACATTTGGTAAATGCCTTGACCAAgatatatttaatttttaaaatttatcaTTTTATATAACAAATCGCGTGCTATTCTCTGTCACTTATATAATACTGTGTTCTTTGTAGGTTTATATGGGCAACATAATGCAAAGAGGCTGAAGATATCAAAACAGTCTCTAGACAATACTTATGACGGTATAACTCCAATGACTGGGTCCATTCCTTCTCCAGTGGCGTCCCAAATGAGTAATATGACCAATCCGAGTAAATTGATGAAGTTGATCGGTGGTCGGGACAAGGGACGGAAAGCTAAATCAATGAAGGTACTCCTGGTGATTTCCCATTTGAGATTCTGCTAATGTGCTACTTTTTAATGATATGGTTTATTTGTTAGCACTATGTTCTTACCTATAGTCTTGTACTGCTTTCTTATACTCTGAGTTTGCATTAAACTTGGTTTCAGATGCCTGTTGGGCAGCCAGGTTCTGGAAGTCCATGGTCACTATTCGAAGATCAGGTTAATACATCATTATTATCTTTTCTCAAATCGTTCCTTCTTCAGTTGTTTTAGAGTTGCCAGTAATACTCTAAAACCTTTTTGTCTTTGCTACATTAGGCACTTGTTGTTCTTGTACATGATATGGGTCCAAATTGGGAACTCATAAGTGATGCTATCAACAGTACTCTGCACCTAAAGGTTGGTATTACTACTCCAACATCTTCTTTAATTATCTTCACTGATGATGATCTATGATGTATATGAAGAGTCTAGAGCGGAATACTATTTTCTTTATAGCGAAATTGTTCTCTATTTTTATATTCATCATTTTCCCTTTGAAGTAATCCTGTTAGTTTTTAGTCTAATTTTTGGGTGTCTATCTGATTGACTTTGTAAAATACAGTGTATCTTCCGCAAGCCCAAGGAATGCAAGGAGCGTCACAAAATTTTAATGGATTTGAATACTGGTGATGGGGCTGACAGTGCTGAAGATTCAGGGTCATCACAGCCTTATCCATCTACAATCCCTGGCATTCCAAAGGcaagagtttttaatttttcttccactTCAGTATTCTTCCTCTGAAGTACAAATCAGCTAAATGTTGGTCCATGTTGAGCATGAGAACTACATACTACAGATCTAATTAAGCTACGTTTGCTCATTGGTGTTTCTGCACTTAATGCAGGGAAGTGCTAGACAGTTATTTCAACGCTTGCAAGAGCCAATGGAAGAGGACACTCTCAAGTCTCATTTTGAAAGAATAATTAAGATTGGGCAGAAGCATCATTATAGGAGGAGTCAGGTTCGTGACAGTAACTATGGATTTAATCTCTGCAGATCCTTTTGTGGTGGCTCGTTTTGATTATAATTTATATAGGTGTTTCTGTGTAGCCCATTCTTAAGATCATAACTTTTCACTGTGCTACCCAGAAATCTCCAAACCCTCTTTGCATTCTTCTGCTGGACTCCAATAATCATACAGTCTTTAGGAGACAGGAAACTCTAGCAAGTAGCTAGGTGGGTACCTTGGAGGGGTTCAGACCCAGAATACATGGGAGCAAACCTTGGGCCTGACCATGCACTAAAATATCAGAAATATCCCATAAATGTCATAAAGGGAAAACTCACAGCAtttagttttctaatatttgGCTGTTTGTTACACTCAAATTGCATAATTGAAGTTTTAGAACTTTGCCATGTTAATCTTATGGTGGGATTACATTCTACATGTGAGATGTGAATTGTTTTAGTTTCTGTACTCTGACCTGGTAGTTCtctatattttcttaatcaaatcAGTATTTATAGAATCCTAAATAAAGTATAAGGTTTGCTATAACAATAAGGAGTAATGTAGCATCATAAGTAAAGTAAAAATGGCATTGTTGTTGGTTTCCTGTTAATTATCCTGTTTCCAAAGAAAAGGTGCTCGCGTTGACTATAATTATTTGTTTGGAGAAAGAATTAGTTGAGCATTGAGATAACATAATGTTGAAATGTCGAGGAGAATGCTTCATTGTTGAACCCGGAAGCAATTTAGTTACTGTTTTTTTACGAGTATTATAGATCTCGTTCCTGACTACAGTTATGTATGCGTTTTACTTGTGAAGAGTGATAACCAGGATCCAAAACAAGGAACAACAGTCCACAATTCTCATGTTATCGCTCTTTCCCAAGTATGTCCGAATAACCTGAATGGAGTTATTCTAACGTAAGTTATTTATTTAAgtcattctttgttttatgttcATATTCATGAGTAGATTTCTTGCATATTTCTAGTACGTATGCTTGTTTCTCATTGGTGTCCGTGATGTATAAGTATTTGAATTTGTGTGAAGGCCTCTTGATCTCTGTGATGCCACATCATCAAGCCCAGATGTTCTTCCGACTGCATATCAAGGTTCTCACACTAGTGGCTTACCAATGGCAAATCAGGGCGCTATGGCGTCATTACTGCCCTCTGGGCCAAATGCCTCATTACAGGGAACTTCTGGTATGGTTCTTGGTAGCAACTTGTCATCACCATCTGGCCCGCTTAGTGCGACAGTCAGGTAGTGTGTAGCTCAAATTGTGACTTTGCCTTTGGGGACCGGTTTATgtatttatttatattgtattaatatttacttttaatttatttattgatgattcCCGTGGTATTCATTATTCATGGTTATAGGGATGGTAGGTACGGTGGTCCAAGGGCATCTACTTTACCAGTTGAAGAGCAGCAAAGAATGCAACACTACAATCAAATGTTATCTGGTAGAAACATTCAGCAGTCCAGCTTGTCCGTACCTGGGGCTCTTCCAGGAGGTACTGATCGTGGTGTTCGAATGGTACCTGGTGCAAATGGTATGGGCATGAtgtgtgggatgaatagaagcACAATGTCAAGGCCAGGGTTTCAGGGAATGGCTTCTTCCTCGATGCTGAATACTGGGAGTATGCTTTCATCCAGTATGGTTGGAATACCAAGTCCTGTAAATATGCACTCTGGAGCTGGTTCTGGTCCAGGAAATTTGATGTTAAGACCTCGCGAGGGTCACATGATGCGGGTGAGTTATTGATACTCAATAGTGTACTAGATTAAGGTTGCTTCTTTAATACAAACATATGGTATGTTGCTTTCTACACTGACTAATTCGAATTGCAAGAATATATCGTCCGAGTCATAGTCTGTACAGTCCTCCTTTAGAATCCAATTGTTAGATATGGCAATAGTCTTTGCAACCAtctgttttatttttatgactTACTTTTATTCCCACCTGTGGGGTGGGAATTGAGAGAAAGGATGTTGCAATCAAATGAGcaaatctctctccctcttcagTTAGCAACTGCATATATGAGTTTGTAGTCCATTTCATTTGGCGCTGTTGGTTTTCCTGCATTTAAAAAGTTGCTCAGACGCACACAAGCGACActcatatttttgttttgaaaaagaTACAGATACTTGTGCATATATGTTTTATCTTTGATTGTGGAATGTGGCGTGCCTTTGCTGCGAATCAATCAAATTAATGTCATCCAATAGCATTCAGCTGCATTTGCATCACTGAAGTTTAATGGTTTGAGTACATGCTGAAACATGAGACTGAGAATAGATGAGCCTCGGTGTTTTGAGTGGaggccttttcttttccttgcatCAAAATACAACTCGAATTCTGAAGTTTTGGTATGTACCCATTTACGTGCTCATTCCAATGGAACATAATTGATTTGTTTCATGGATCAAAACCTTAGCCCCAGACTAAAGTGTTGATTCAGTTACCCTTTTAAGTGAGTCACTTAAATAGTATCTCGCCTATTTGGTGTTTCTAAAATGTTATTGTATGTGCTGAAGACACTATTTTGGAAGgtctcctttttgtttttgctgtTACCCTTTACTGTCTAATTCCGCTTATTTGACGtagagttttttttattatcacAGCCTGCCCATAATCCGGATCACCAAAGGCAACTTATGGCTCCAGAGCTTCAGATGCAGGTCACGCAAGGGAATGGCCAAGGTATTGCTCCGTTCAATGGGTTGAGTTCTGGCTTTCCTAGTCAGACAACTCCATCAGGTGCACAAATGTATCCAGGCCATCCCCAGCAGCAACATCAGTTATCCCCACAACAATCTCATGCAGTCGGCAGCCCTCATCACCCTCATCTTCAAGGCCCCAATCATGTGACAGGGTCGCAGCAGCAAGCCTATGCCATGCGCATGGCTAAAGTGCATCAACAGCGGTttttgcagcagcagcagcagcagtttgCATCATCCAATTCTTTGGTGCCGCATGTCCAACCACAGGCCCAACTCCCCATTTCTTCAACTTTGCAAAATAGTTCCCAGATTCAGTCACAAAGTTCACCTCACCCAGCATCTATGTCCCCTAGTACACCTTCTTCCCCAATGACTCCGGTATCATCCCAACACCAGCAGAAACATCACCTGCCACCTCATGGGATGAGTCGGAATCCTGGTGCAAGCGGGTTGACTAATCAAATAGGGAAGCAACGACAAAGGCCACAACAACATCTTCAGCAATCTGGGAGGCACCACCCTCAGCAGCGGCCATTTGGGCAATCTCAGCAGCAGGCTAAACTTTCGAAGGGAATGGGAAGAGGGAATCCAATGGTGCATCAAAACCTTGCCATCGATCCTATAAACATCTCCATTGATCCATCTCATCTGAATGGGCTTTCGATGCCTCCGGGAAGTCAAGCTCTGGATAAAGGAGAACAGATCATGCAGTTAATGCAAGGTCAAGCTGCATATTCGGGGTCTGGCGTCAACCCAGTAACATCAAAACCATTGGTTCCTCAATCATCAAACAACTCTCCGATGCAGCAAAAGTTGCATTCTAGCTCAGCTACCTCTTCGACGAAGCAACTCCAGCAAAAGCCATCTCATTCTGATAACAGCACTCAAGGCCAGGCACCAGCTGTTCCTTCTGGTCATGCAATATCAGCTTCACATCAATCTGCATCTCCAGCAATTGTGTCTTCCAATCACCAGCAGGTGCAGCCacagcaacagcaacagcaacagAAGCAAGCTAATCAGACTCAACCATATGTTCAGAGAGTCCAGCAGAATCGTCAAGTGAATTCGGAGCTTTCAAGCAAGCCTCCAAATGATTTAGCTTCAGCCGAAGAGCAGCCTGTGAATAGTACTTCTCTAATCGGTTCGAGCATGGCAATTCCTCAGTCCTCTATTGATTCGTCTAATGTAGTACCGGTTTCTTCTGGCATTACTCAATGGAAATCATCAGAAGCAGTATATGATTCTAATCTGCCAAATTCAACTGCTCAAGAGGGTTCacttgggagcccatcaccaaCAAATTCATCTGGGAATGAGCCAGTGCCCCCTTTTAGTCAAGGTTTAGGCCCAAGGCAGTTATCTGGTAACTTTGCCTCTCATGGACATATTGCTGGTGCGCAATGGCAGCAGAAGCAGCTACTGCAAAAGCCTCCTTCGCTACCACCCCTGTCCCAACAACTCTACGAGCAACAAgagcaacagcagcagcaggaaCAAGAATCACCCCAACATCAACTGCCTTTGCCACAGCAGTCTCAGCAACAAATGCAGCATCTGCCAGCAGGGCAAGGTGGTTTGTATATGATGCCTAgtaattcaaaatcagaatgaATGATTCTAAGGAATTGAGAAGCTGCAGCAACTGGTACTGCCAGGGTTGGATCCGCATGCCCTTGTTACACAGTGTACAGGTAATTACTGCTCTTTAAGTCCTCGTATCTTCACAATGTTTAGCCTGATATGTTCCAGTGTGGTATAACATTCAAGAAATAAGATGGTTCTCATATGGTAGGGATTGCAATGCACTTGAAAGTGTAGCTAACGTTATCAGAGTATCAAACTTCCTCTGGCTTAGTAgttcttgattattttcaaATGTTTGGCAATGAAGTGTCATAGGTTTTTTTTACCTCCTGTCGAAAGGACATGCTTTATTttggttgtgtgtgtgtgtttctccATAATAATTTAACTTTGATTCATCTTTGCTTAGTTTTGCATGAGGGCTTGGGTGTTGGCTCATATTGCATTATGTTGGTGCAAATACTTCCCCGGATTGCCTAGTTGATCATATGGGATATATGGTGCTCCATCTCAGTATAAAGTATCTGATTTAAGGGTTGGGTTTAATGCAGATGAAGCTGATTATTCCATGAGGGCATCAACGGAATTAGGTGGTCATTGCATTGGCAGGTTTTGTTATGGCTTTAGCTGAACTGCTGAAGTGATACTGCAGGGCATTTCCCTTTGTTTTGGGAATCATGTAAATTACCACTGGGCTAGAGCTCTGGGAAGATAGACCAATATAGAGGTATGTGTACAGGGTCTTATCTTTCCCTTTCTAGTTTCTAGTgcctttttcatttatttttttctttcttttgtttattttcccTGGTCTCCTTGCTAATTTGTGAGGGACCTTATTTCTTTTTGGCCCAGTAGATTAGTGCATGTATTATTACCCTTTCAGATTAAGGGGGTGCAATCATTTTTATGGGCAAAGCCTTTGGAAATTTTGTGAATATTAGATGTCTGGTGTATACATTGGTCAATGGAATTAGAAACTGTCACTGCCATGCGCCCCTGTGGAACAATTGTAATCTGTACTGGTTCTCAAATCTATAATGCAACGAGTCTTTATAGTTGGTTGATCCAAATCTGATACTTCTTTTTGAACACCTAATTGTTTCTGTTGAGGTTTATGTTGGGAGCACATGCAAAAACATTGAGGAAAACAAAAGTAATAATAATAGTGGATCCTCTTCTGGCGATCGGCATTTATTTTCCTTGTTCATCTTTAATGAGCAGTCGAATGTTTTGTATCACTCATCTTAAACGGAATCTTACGCTGTGAACCAAAATCATTTCTAGTTTCTTAGAACTGCTTAGTGCATAACAAAAATGGGAAACCAACTGGTGTCTAGCAGACTCTGCCCCAGCAAAGCAAACCTAGCAAataaaacaaggaaaacaaacccAGCAAATTTTGTTCAaacttttatatatttattcttcatGGAAAACCATCAATCTTTAGAAATGATTCAGCTAGGCACACAAAATAGCAAACCGCCCGACAAATGCACTACCAATGTACCTGTACCTttctagcaaaaaaaaaaaaacgtagtAAAACACTAAAAcctaaaaagtagaaaataaaaTTCCCAGGCCTGAAAAAACAGAGATCCATTCGGGACCCTTATATGCTGTTCTACGACACCACCCTACGCAGAGAGGGGAGTCTGTAGATACCATTCTCACATTACCAGCCCCTCTTGCTTTTGTCATGCTGCGCAGCAGCTTGCTTCTTTCATTTCCCTCTATCCTTTGCATAGTTCACGCAATGGGAAATCATCATCATTCTTGAACTTAGTTCTTGACTTAAACGCTCTcaggttttcttcttcttcaccagcACGATGACAAGTGTATCTGCAACTAAAGGAACAGCTAGTTGTGGTATGAAAGGAAGAATCATGGATTCGGTAGTAATGACAGGTTCGCCCGTTCTGGCCTTCTTGTCCATGTTCGGTAGGGGCATGGAGTCCTTGTGCACCCCCCCAGAACTGAAGCCCTAAACAGGGCAGGAGCTGCAACCACTTGGAGTGGTGCCATGTCAGGCATAGGCTGGAAGATCTGTGATCGGAAAGCAAGACATTGGACTGTAAAGCACGAAATACATAGTAAAGACAAGGTTTCAGTTTCCCAAGATTACAGACCCGTGCTTGAAAAACCAAGTTATCGTCGGGTGGGAAGGACTCCCTGATTTGTGTCGCCCTTTAGGGATGATGAAGCCGTTGAGAAATTGAAAGTACTCAGGGTGGCACCAAAACATGGGATATTAGGATCCAAATCCCCGAACAGCCAGAAGGATAATGCTCTAAGAGGCTGCAGGTTTTGCAACCTCCAACAACAAACTTAAACTTGAGCTTGACCACTGTTTTAACCGCCCATTAGCCGTGTTTCAGATAAATAAGGGAAGAGCAACTTTACCTCTTCCGATGCTAGGATGAACTCACTATGGTACGTAGCTGCCCCATCATCATCAACACCGGGATAAGGCCATAGATTTGCACATTGCACACTTACTCCAAAGCCTTGCAGAGGCACACTGCAAAGGGGTTGCGACCGTCAAATGGAGCCACAGCTAAATTAAGTACGTTAAAAAACCAAGGACCACCATTGATGGTGTCGTCCCTTTCTCCCTTGCGCTTAAAATCAAATACGTACATAGAGGCCAAAACCATGATGTCGGTTTAAGAGCCTGTTACAAAAGCTGCACAAGAGATTGTAACCGTGACAGCTTTGTGATCCACCTTATGAGAAGATGTTCCAcatcaaaatcggatttcagaGCAATCGCGGTGGCCCCAAAATCAATGACGCCATTATTGGAGATCGCAAGGGAAATAGCAAACCTAACATATGTATCTCTTCAACCATGGTTTCGTTAAGGAAAGAGTTGCTAGGCAACCATGGTTTCTGCGTTTTTTAGATCAAAGTGGTCCAAATGTGAGATAGTGCTAAATTTTTAGGATGAAAGTCTTAATCTGCACTAATTTGAGGTATTTCTTGTGCAATAAGTGATTATtactatataattttttttattttttttgaaaatgtacCATATGATCTATTTAAATGCCACTAGTTCTTAGACAATGATATGTGCTGAGCCGGTTAGCCCTATCAATTTCCCCTGTCGTTATGTTAACCACATAATTATTACCAtattcattaaattttttttttttgaaatgaccaTATTCATTCATTAATTGTCATGAATTATGAAT
Coding sequences:
- the LOC112172241 gene encoding chromatin modification-related protein EAF1 B isoform X2; protein product: MGGVVDGGVGVGLKTSPRRAAIEKAQAELRQEYDVREERRRELEFLEKGGNPLDFKFGNAASVSVQSTSLTDQHPEQFVTSEAKGSFALTASPRGDSVESSGRPEVPTLCEPNSADNLLLFDGDNDTPEGERKSMHISRRNKIAPSEQSSQMDGTQNAKESEDSAIFRPYARRNRSRPNRDGTRSSSTDVQGRGGQGSSLPSRGTLKNPKGPVFETNNQKDQNIPSVTNLKSVKSNGDFASRVATSDNQLDMDFDGVQAPEIFTGPAKDSAEKKLDVTATESLKESQHNQPSQTDTQEIPIAAVSGRSDEREPLASSVLECLRCEATTKTEIDISSVQVNGFSNLNRESKSVPNEGQISSAAGTKGLDSESSCTQTSVGLDVNNDTDVCTTRNADNANIMETSDVDGAQNPAGDEMLLEKNESRAVDSSPMINDPHASDFQNNRSGNTEVKVEEDMNESRSEVRNEVKLHPNTEGEQQSGCTVSEAEKKLDDVVDNGSNIKKENSSGRPQTPQDLSMCEPPETILPGIDSAKGSDCQTSSSHFKVVDKAHEDSILEEARMIEAKRKRIAELSVRSLPSENHRKSQWDFVLEEMSWLANDFAQERLWKLTAAAQICHRVAFTSRLRIEEQQQQWGIKKVAHTLANAVNQFWHSAGTLLYADDSSDCHNITKSNLNSSKEPCKELELQWSNNFSLSMQRYAVRFLKYNSSLGPQLQAQAPATPERLSDLGITEMSWEDHLTEENLFYAVPSGALETYRRSIESHLVQCERTSSSMQEEVDTSTYEAGAEFDSRETSAYDEDEGEITCTYYLPGAFEGSKSSTFNQKKRKYYKSYNPRTHEAGADFPYGQTANQQFMLMGKRPASLNVGSIPTKRVRTASRQRVVSPFGAGATGNVQAQIKTDASSGDTNSFQDDQSTLPGGSQFPRSMEVESVRDFEKHPQCDYAETSKHKKKKKAKHLVSAYDQVWQVDSPTHNEQRDHSKKRLESHHFESNGTFGLYGQHNAKRLKISKQSLDNTYDGITPMTGSIPSPVASQMSNMTNPSKLMKLIGGRDKGRKAKSMKMPVGQPGSGSPWSLFEDQALVVLVHDMGPNWELISDAINSTLHLKCIFRKPKECKERHKILMDLNTGDGADSAEDSGSSQPYPSTIPGIPKGSARQLFQRLQEPMEEDTLKSHFERIIKIGQKHHYRRSQSDNQDPKQGTTVHNSHVIALSQVCPNNLNGVILTPLDLCDATSSSPDVLPTAYQGSHTSGLPMANQGAMASLLPSGPNASLQGTSGMVLGSNLSSPSGPLSATVRDGRYGGPRASTLPVEEQQRMQHYNQMLSGRNIQQSSLSVPGALPGGTDRGVRMVPGANGMGMMCGMNRSTMSRPGFQGMASSSMLNTGSMLSSSMVGIPSPVNMHSGAGSGPGNLMLRPREGHMMRPAHNPDHQRQLMAPELQMQVTQGNGQGIAPFNGLSSGFPSQTTPSGAQMYPGHPQQQHQLSPQQSHAVGSPHHPHLQGPNHVTGSQQQAYAMRMAKVHQQRFLQQQQQQFASSNSLVPHVQPQAQLPISSTLQNSSQIQSQSSPHPASMSPSTPSSPMTPVSSQHQQKHHLPPHGMSRNPGASGLTNQIGKQRQRPQQHLQQSGRHHPQQRPFGQSQQQAKLSKGMGRGNPMVHQNLAIDPINISIDPSHLNGLSMPPGSQALDKGEQIMQLMQGQAAYSGSGVNPVTSKPLVPQSSNNSPMQQKLHSSSATSSTKQLQQKPSHSDNSTQGQAPAVPSGHAISASHQSASPAIVSSNHQQVQPQQQQQQQKQANQTQPYVQRVQQNRQVNSELSSKPPNDLASAEEQPVNSTSLIGSSMAIPQSSIDSSNVVPVSSGITQWKSSEAVYDSNLPNSTAQEGSLGSPSPTNSSGNEPVPPFSQGLGPRQLSGNFASHGHIAGAQWQQKQLLQKPPSLPPLSQQLYEQQEQQQQQEQESPQHQLPLPQQSQQQMQHLPAGQGGLYMMPSNSKSE